The stretch of DNA CAAAACTTTGGCTTGCGTATGGAAGTTTACGCCAAAAAACACCCAAAGGTTTGCACAATATTAATGTCTTTTCACTCTCTGTTTGTTAacctctacatttttttttaaatcagacaaAGGGTGCTTGCGCAGGACGGGAATGGACAGAACAAGAGACGCTTTTGTTGCTAGAGGCAAGAAATGCTTCAAATTGAACTCATCATAAAAGTGGCGCTAATATAATTtcgattatttttttcattttcttttttttttgtcattctcaGGCCTTGGAGGTGTACCGAGACGACTGGAACAAAGTGTCGGAACACGTGGGCTCCAGGACGCAAGACGAGTGCATTCTCCATTTCCTGCGTCTACCCATCGAAGACCCGTACCTGGAAGATTCGTCGGCCTCCCTCGGTCCTTTGGCGTACCAGCCCGTGCCGTTCAGCCAATCGGAGAACCCCGTCATGAGCACCGTGGCCTTCCTGGCTTCCGTGGTGGATCCGCGGGTGGCCTCGGCCGCCGCCAAAGCCGCACTAGGTGAGGCGGAATTCGATTTGCTCCGTTTAACTCCATGCGTGGCGTCTGACAATGACATTTGTGGACAGAGGAGTTTTCCCAAGTCCAGGAAGATTCCTTGAACGGAATGACGTGCAAAGGTGGGACTGACGTCAAAACGGCCAACATTCCCAAGCCGTTTTTGTCCGCTGTAAACGTGCTTTCACCTTTCAGACTCGATGGACACTTCACAAATGCAGATAGACGCGAGTTCCCATCAGGTTTCCGTCAACTCGGACGGGCTTCTGGTCGAATCCGTCGTCCCTAAATTGGAAGGAGAAACGGTCAAAAGAGAGAATGTTGACGAAAGTGAGGGAATCGGTTTTGACGCAGAGCGGATGAAATAGGTATGTGTTGGTCACAGTTAGCTTTCTCGCCAGGTCCCGACGAGGACGACGGCATTCGGCGTCAGGACACGGAAGCAGACGAAGGGAGAGCGGTGATGGAGCTAGATCTGGTGGAGAGCACGGTCACCACGGCGGCCGCCGCCGCTTTGGCTTCCGCCGCCACCAAAGCAAAGGTAAAAGCCGAGCTTTACGCGTGCAACTTTTGCCTTTCAATAAGTTCAATTTGACTTTCACTTTTGCAGCATTTGGCAGCAGTTGAGGAGAGGAAGATTAAGTCTCTGGTGGCTTTGCTTGTGGAGACCCAAATGAAGAAGCTCGAGATCAAGCTGAGGCACTTTGAAGAGCTGGAGACCATCATGGACCGAGAAAAAGAGGCCGTAAGCTAACCATGCACTTTTTTAAATCTGGAAATTAGTCTTAGCATTAGCATTGTTCTCGGGGTATGGTATGATGAAAACACACCCAAAGAAAACGATCTAAAACTAGTATAGTCTTGGACAGAAATGGGAAAACGAGGACTCATAAATGATTTTAaacaatttgctttttttttctctccacttTTTTAAACGTTTGCTTATTGGACAGTTGGAACAACAGCGACAACAACTTCTCACGGAAAGACAAACCTTCCATACGGAGCAGCTCAAACAAGCCGAGATGAAGCTTCACCAGCAGAGGGAGCAACATGGCCAGCTCACAATACAGCATGCAGGTGGAAAATCATTCTCCAGTCACATTTGTGTCGCCGCCTTAAACCAGTCTGCCCtcagaaatacaacaaaaaatgacagtatttaCAGGCAATGTACTGTGGTAGTTAACAGAAGAAATGTTTGTATTGAAAAATAGTGTTGAATCAAAATGGAGTTCATTTGCTATCAACATGGATTagatatccttttttttcttttacaggtCAGCCTATGAATAACCGGATGACTCCCAGCGGCGGCCAACTGGCAACTCGCCATCCTTGCGCCCCCAATGGCACGTGTGAGCATTGCATCCCCACACGCCGCCATTTCTTCGCAACAAGAGCGCCTTTTAACCGCtactgtgttttgtttttaaatgcagaCCCAACGTCGCAGAGTGACGGCGTTCCGGCAACTGCACCCGGTCTTCCTCCGTCTGGTCCCGGCTGAACAAATGTAGCGTCGTGAGCGCTTGCTAATCCGTTTGAATTGTGAGTTCAAAGTCTGTGAAATAATTGTTGTCGAGTTGAGGAATCTTCAGATTTATCTCTGCTcaataaacttgttttttttatgtcaacCTTGAGTCTAAATCAAGAATTTTGGAAGCTAAAACAGCAAGACAAACTTGATATCATAATTTGAGGGGCGGGGGAAAGTATTTTACGAAAATCTAAAGGATCTATAAATGGGACAGAAGATTTCCTCTTTACTTACGAAGCCATAAATACAAAGTCAAATTTGCTCACTCTTGGGGGGGTAATGACATGGGAACAGGTTGCACCAACCAATAGCCTGGCATCCCATCAAACATATTACGGTTCCTTTGGAGCTCTCGGTTGGATCCATCTGTTCAACCTGCGCCCAAAATAacaccagaaaaaaataataatgctgaTATAGCGTGTGCTCGAGTGTGTGTTTACAAGAGTGTTGTATATGATCAGATtttagtgtgtgtgagtgtatggAAGCAATTTGGTTCTGCTCTGTTTGGCAGTACATCAGGGAACATTTTTCTTCCGCTGCCGGCCTGCTCATGTGAGGAGAAGAGCTGCCTTTGTCAGGCTTTAGAAAAAATAGTGTATCTGTTTCTACGCCATTTACAATGAGTGAAGTTCAATTTACGTTGAGCGGGAGCGATTGGACATATTTTGCTGTCCATGGCAACCAATGGCTGaaaaatataatgttttttttttgtgttttatctaCTGAAGAATAAACGGATACCTAGAAAACATTCATCGCCAGTATATGTTGCGTCATTCAAAGCAATAAAACCGCCAGCCCTCTTTGTCAAAATGGATAGGATGTCTTTTAAAATAgttgaagaaaaagaaacagatAGTGGTAATACTTTCAGAGTTACGATGAAATCTTTTACCCTATTTCCTAAATACGACcctatattttttcaataaactCTCACCTTCCAAAAGGCAAACTCCACTCCTCCtcacgggctgccattgacgataatagccgtccaatccattttgacaaacGCTGACTGCAccctatcaaaaaaaaaaaatcaagacgcCTGTCAACATCCACCGTAGCCAATGATTTAATTGTAGTTCAGTTGTGTTTAACTTTGAATCCCATTTTCtgcaaaaaccaaacaaaccaTTTACGTGAAGGTGATGCTGTTTTCCCCACCTACTGGGAGTTCTGGGGCAAATGCccaacctccctccctccctcccgcctCCCTCCCTTACCTCCCCTTGCCCCCTCCCACCGGTCCCTACTTGCTGACTAAAGAGCAGATGCTTTTGTCTGTCGCCTACCGCACAATAAAAGAGTAAGAGGCTTACCGTGCGTGCACGAGCTCTCGCATCCGAGCCCGGCTGGCCGTCGTCGTTGTCGTCGTCACTGTTGCGCACGCGCACGCAGGCGGGCACGCTCACTCGAACCCGCGCGCCGCCGGTGTCACACCGGCGTCTCCGACCCCAGCGGCCAGTCGTCACGCGATGGAGCCCGGGCGCCTCTGCTGAACGACGCCGGCGTGTGGCGCTCCGCTATCTCCGACGACCAGCATGGCGCGCGGCCCTTCGTGGACCCGGGGGGTCCTCCTCGCCGTCTCCGTGCTTTTAATCGCCGCCGCTGCGCACGGTAAGGGGGCCGCCGTGTCGCTGACCGATGCGTATCTTTTGGGGTTTCACTCTTTTGCCtgcaattgtcaacatgggataAATGGATGAATATTTCTGGAATGATGTCATCGGCGGAGACAATTACGTTCACGTGGAATTCCATTGCATGCGGGAAAGCGGCAGGCTTACTTGATGAAATCTACGGGGAATTaagagtgtgtgtgttgagGCTCCTTCTGCTCGTAGTAGTGGAAACGGGGGTCTTAATTGGAGGGGGTCGCTTGCAGTGGCTTGCAGTGGCTGCCCAGCAACAGGCGGCTCGGGTCGTGGGGGTTCACGTGCAAAATTGTAGCATCCCCGCCCCCaccctttttttctccaccctGCAGCAAAGAAGAATGAGCGATAAATTCATCATACGAGGTGTCAGTGTGTCAACGTtccgtgccattgacggggagAGATGTTGCCTCCGTTTGAACATTTGGCTTTAAAATTCATCTGTTTATTCATCCAACCTTTAAAACCTGCCACAACAGAAAGGAGATTGGAATGAGAATATAATACATATGAATATCATTAACCCACTGGCTCCAATTTGAACTGGCAGTGCATAATTTATCAGGCCGAGTCatggatggattggacgcctcgaACCGTCAGTGGCACGTAAGAGTGATTATTAACAGCCacttgattaaaaatgtaaccaccaccaccaccgacTGGTTTTACGCACGCAGCCGTGTTTCAAGGAGAAGTGAATCTAATTAACCTTATATTTAATCTGGCTTTTCAAATGTACGTGTTAcgcatttatagaaaaaaaaaggacattacaGATGAGATTAACGCtataaatgtaattaaatcACTGGCAGagaacaatgatttttttcttccaatgccGTTTACAGTgagagatgtccaattcatttgaatccattgaaaatggattggatatctcaATGTGATATTAATAACcacctagctaaaaaaaattgaccaaaTATGGTTGCAGCGCCAAGAGATTTAAAAATGGCCGAATGGTGATATGCTTTAGAGCCATTGCCAATTTTTTTGGACATGGTTAGCCGTCCAAATGAATGGCACGTCTATCTCCGGCGTTGGCGGTCAACGAGTTAAGACTCGCGAGGGGCGCCGCCGGCCCAACTGGTTACCATGGCGACAAGAAAAGGTGAACGCAGACTGGCAGTTGGCTGCACAAATCACATATTTCAAAGAAATTCATTTTGAAAGCAGCACAGGCtcataaattcaaataaatagaaGATACTCTATAGAATAGAATCAGTGTTGCCTTTTCAAGGCTgcatttggggggattttgtcAGCCATTTTAAATGCGAGGAAGGCTTGATTGATTGAAAAACAAGGGCGAGCAGTGGCGGCAAACACTGGATTCTCTgttttttggccttttttttttcttccggcGCTCCTTTCAACCTGCCACCTCTTTGCATTTCACCATGGCAACTGCGCCGCGCGCACACGCGCGACTCTCACGCTTCCTCGGCCGCCGCCGTTAAGGTTTCGTGCCAGCGGGCACGTTTGGATGCCGCGAATGGGTCGCCTGACAAGGGGCAATCATATtgggtgggggaaaaaagggacGGATAGACGGAGACGGGCGTCCGTTCTTTCCGCCTGGGATGTCTTTTTGTGTGCAGGCGAGCGGCGGGCCGGCCTATGCCTGTAAATCCTAATCTAAGTAATCCTCAAGCAGTCTTGGTCACCAGAGCACATTAGTCATCGGGTGTGTTTAATCCCGCCCGCGTCGCCACACTTTGATTACGCCGCAGTCTTGAACTCGAGATGTTTGGATGGCGTTCGCGGTAAATCGCTTGACCTCTGAACCTTTCGCCACTCTTGCACGGCCGACAAAAATGCTTGATGTTTTAGGCTAAAATTCAAGTGAAaattacaaatgaaaaaaattctcttgggatttttttggggtggtaaTAAAATTCCaatagttatttgttttttaaatctaatattcAGTTTCTGATGATTCCGAGTCACCTCATGTGAATTTCGTCGTTATTTCATGTTGGTTTTGTGGCAATACGTCGCATGTTGAAAATaaacgggggaaaaaatgaagtgagaATTTTGAGGTattccatttttggggggttaaagACGGCATTTTGGGGGGCAAAATAACAGCCTAATGTGTCATTTTGCTTTTAGGGAGGCATTCAATGAGCAGGCGTCACCATCACCGCGACCAGTCATCCCTGGACCGGGAGACAACCAATACGGGAATGGGCCTGAGCGAAGACTCGGCCGAGCGAGACCACCTGATCGAAGCGGGGCGCCCCCTTTTTTCCAAACGCCACCGCTCCCACAAACGCACCCATCCGGATCCCGTTCCCGATCCCGCGGGGGAGGAGCTCACCGCCGGGGGGGCGGGAGCGGACCAGAAGCCGGCGTCCGACGACGCGGCGGGCGTGGAGTTCCACAGGCCCGCCCCCGAGATGTCGGCAGCCGATCTGCCCAAAGCCCAAAAGCAGAAAGGAGGCGATCCCACGGCTTGGACGCTGTCGGATTTTTACGACTACCTGTCCCCCGACGACGACCTCTCGGCGTCGGCGCCCGCCCAAGATCCCGAACCGTCCCCTTCGCCCCCGGCCGACATGGAAGACGAGAACCCGCTTTTgaccggcgccgccgccgtcggtCCGGTCGGAGCCGCCGCCCCCGCCCCGGCGGAGAATAAACCCGTCTCACCTGCGGCggcggacgacgacgacggcgacggCTTGAGCTTGGGGGGCGCCATGGGGAGCGACGGGTGCAGGCTGGGCTTCGTGCGCTCCGGACCCGGCATCTGCGTCTCCCGCTGCGACCTGCAACCCGACTTCTGCTTCAACGAAGGGGTTTGCACCGTGGTGGCTGGAATGGGCGCTTTCTGCAGGTGATAAACACAAATACGCTTTGAGCATCAAATGTCCAGTCAGAGTAAAAACAAGATGCACCAATGGGATATTGGGAAATTTGTGACGGcacaagttggaaaaaaaaacatttttaagcgACTGTGGTgctaatttttgttgttttgtggcAGATGCAACGTGCAAGACTACATCTGGAACAAAGGCACGCGCTGCGACTGGGCCATCACCGAATTCCAGGTGATGAGCGCCTTGGTGGGCGTGGCCTCGGCGGCCTTCCTCCTGGTCTTCATGATCGTGGTGTTCTTCGCCAAACGACTGCACCGACTCAAGAAGGACAACAAGCGGCTTCGCAAACGCAGGTACGGCGGCGTTTTCCAGCCGACGATGGAGCGAGCGCCATTTCCGACCATTTCCTCTTCTCCATCGGCAGCAAGTACCGTCCGCAGAGCAGCGAGCCTCAGACGGACGGCCTTTCGGTTTCCACCACCGCCGACGGCTCGCAGCCCAACGTAAGGAAACTGTGCGATTCTCCTCCGTCCGTGCCCCAAGCTCACACTCACAACCTGGCGTACTATGACAACATTATCTGTCAGGTACGCGCAACCTTTCCTCGTGTTTACTCTCCActcttttgcttctttttccccccctcggTCGTTAGATGAACCTTCTATTCCACCATGTCGTATCCCACGTGCTCGCTTGGGTTTTTCCGTGTCTGCGCGCATGCTAAAAGCCTCACCAAAGCTCAACAAAAATGACCACGAACCGTACAATCCCTACAATGGTTCACGGTGCACGTATATTAGGGATGTCACAATATCACGACGTCGAAATTTCAAGACGCCCATTCGACATTCAAAGGAACGATTTTCAAAATCACTTGAGTATTtttaaagacattgtagaccttaacattgtctttttttatcccTAGTGTCAACCTTATCGCAAAAAGTCCACGAGCTAACGCAATAATCTATTCGCGAGACAGAATGTTGTTGCATCCCTTGATATATTTAAACACACATCTGAACAAGATACATACCATAAACCTTCCTAGGAATATGAATTGATAAATGTACTGTATGACTGACTGATTCCCTCAGAGGCCAGCATCAACTACCTTTACTTGGGAAATTAAACCTAGAAACTCTTATAACCAGCACCACCAGGTAAGCGGCATCACCCCACCCTCATCCCCTCTCCCATTCCCTCCCCCCTCCCACCCAGCTTTGCTTGGACCTCTCCTGGtaaaaatccatttgaaatagcATCGACATCTATGACAAGCTCATTTAAATTGACGTCAGATTGAGGAAAAGAGCCAAACGTTCCGTGGTATCGAAAGagttaaaaaagacattttgactAGCATACGGGCCTGCAACAATATCTTGCATCGATCTCGTTGTTGCCGGAGGTAGCGCCATTAATATTCTCCATTAATGACTGGCCGCTGGGCTCTCCGGAATCCAATTGGCTTTAACTGAACGCTGATGCAGGCTcggaggatttttttgtttggcatGTTTCttgtcttgcattttttttgtttgctcagTGGACGCTTGTAGATTAGCGCATCCCAAACTTGATtacattagaatttttttaaaccaaaatagGAGTTACATTgcctgcttttttaaaaattttaattATCCCGATTTTtatttccatgaaaaaaaatgaccctcaTTACACCCcatttagctgttttttttttccacccccaGTGGGATACAAAGATGCATCGTTTGTCTCAACCACTCACTCCCTTACTGAGATGTTCTCCTCACTATTAGTATATTCGTCTCGCATCCCAACCACGTGCTTCCAAGTTGGAGTTTTTCTAACGCACGATGGAAGAGGACAAAGTAGCGTCTGGCCTAGCTCGCGCGACCAATCAATGGTGTCCCACTTAACGCCCGCTGTGCCTGTGACCTTCAGCTGTGTGTGACATGCCGATCAATGAACGACCTGAACAAGCTGACACGCGCAGACTTCAATTTCCACTGGCTctcatcaccccaaaaaaaaaacgcagctTAGAACGATATTAAAACTGAATAGCGCTTATATCAGCAATGGACTTTGCAATGCATGAACTGGCTGGCATTTTTGTGAGCAGTTAATAAGTTGTCAGTGAGTCTAAATGTCAGGTTGAGGGGCTAAAACGCCCCCG from Stigmatopora argus isolate UIUO_Sarg chromosome 21, RoL_Sarg_1.0, whole genome shotgun sequence encodes:
- the LOC144067182 gene encoding chondroitin sulfate proteoglycan 5-like, with translation MSRRHHHRDQSSLDRETTNTGMGLSEDSAERDHLIEAGRPLFSKRHRSHKRTHPDPVPDPAGEELTAGGAGADQKPASDDAAGVEFHRPAPEMSAADLPKAQKQKGGDPTAWTLSDFYDYLSPDDDLSASAPAQDPEPSPSPPADMEDENPLLTGAAAVGPVGAAAPAPAENKPVSPAAADDDDGDGLSLGGAMGSDGCRLGFVRSGPGICVSRCDLQPDFCFNEGVCTVVAGMGAFCRCNVQDYIWNKGTRCDWAITEFQVMSALVGVASAAFLLVFMIVVFFAKRLHRLKKDNKRLRKRSKYRPQSSEPQTDGLSVSTTADGSQPNVRKLCDSPPSVPQAHTHNLAYYDNIICQDDPQKQEDPAKSPPGKEEGAMNILNSHSPKHENNRPNSAVRDNADDNAEDGVTIGLEVLLPKDVKLRPEKTPPLQYDVFLYKVGNNGEPPASNSQQQAAKASKNTKSPKRKHDRHHSLSGRHSSPFLHPSPGGCSAPTRHPGGRPWPRARPSSSYYPGAEHEQSRLRASPSSPHLTQSSPSRSKCSPVSTRSLPPLSRSPQNGGH